The Sinorhizobium sp. B11 genomic interval TCGCGAAGACGAGAAATCCCAGCGGCCTAGAGCGCGCCGCCGCCGTCAGGAGGCGCTATCGGAGAGTTCTTCGAGGATCGGACAGCCCGGACGATCATTTCCGTGGCAGGCATGGACGAGATGCTCGAGCGTGCGTCGCAATTCCGTCAGCTCGCGGACCTTCCGGTCGATTTCCGAGAGCTTCGCCTCGGCAATCTCCTTGACGTCAGAACTCGCGCGGCTCTTGTCTTCATAGAGCGCCAGGAGCTGGCGGCATTCCTCTACCGAAAAGCCGAGGCCACGTGAACGCTGCAGGAAGCGCAGCTTGTGCACGTCGGAGGCGGCATAGTCGCGGTAGCCGTTTCCGCCCCGGTCTGGGCGGATCAGGCCGATATCCTCGTAATAGCGGATGGTCTTGGAAGGCAGACCAGAGCGTTCGGAGGCTTCGCCAATATTCATCGATTGTCTCCTTACAGTTTTTTCCACCCTCAGCCTCAGTGCATTGCCGATAACGGAGACCGAGGACAGGCTCATGGCGGCGGCGGCGATCATCGGCGAGAGCAGTAGGCCGAAGATCGGATAGAGCACGCCGGCCGCCACAGGAATGCCGAGCGCGTTATAGCCGAAGGCAAAGCCGAGGTTCTGGCGGATGTTGCGCATTGTTGCCTCAGCCAGCCTTCTTGCGCGCACGATCCCGTTGAGATCCCCCTTCACCAAGGTAATACCTGCGCTTTCCATCGCAACATCGGCACCGGTGCCCATGGCGATCCCCACATCGGCGGCTGCCAGCGCCGGCGCGTCATTGACCCCGTCTCCGGCCATGGCAATGACGGCGCCCCTTGCTCTCAGTCCGTCGACCAGCGCTTTCTTGTCCTCGGGCAGAACGTCGGCGCGAACCTCGTCGATCCCGAGACTCTTTGCCACCGCAAGGGCAGTACGCCTGTTGTCGCCGGTCGCCATGATGATCTTCAGGCCACTGTCATGCAGCGCCTTGATTGCGGCTGCCGTCGTCGGCTTGATGCGGTCGGCGACGGCGACGAGGCCGGCCAAAGCACCGTCGAGTGTTATGAACATGACAGTCTTGCCTTCGCCGCGCAGCGCTTCAGTCTGGTTCGAAAGCGCTGCCGGATCGATGCCGAGATCAGCGAGCATGGCGGCATTGCCAAGTGCGACTGACCTGCCACCTACCGTACCGTGCACGCCCTTTCCGGTCTTCGCCTCGAAGCCTGTGACATCGTTGAAAGTGAGACCGCGTTCCTCTGCGCCTGAAACTATTGCCTCTGCGAGCGGATGTTCGGAGCCACGCTCGAGGCTTGCTGCGAGCGCCAACAGATGATCTTCCTCGACACCTTCGGATACTACGACATCGGTCAGCTTAGGCTCGCCCTCGGTCAACGTGCCCGTCTTGTCGACGATCAACGTATCGACCTTGGAAAACCTCTCCAGCGCTTCGGCATCCTTGATCAGGACGCCTTCCTGCGCACCCCGTCCAGTGGCGATCATGATCGACATCGGTGTTGCGAGGCCAAGTGCGCAGGGGCAGGCGATGATCAGGACGGCAACGGCGGCGAGCAGCGCATTGGCCAGCCGCGGCTCCGGGCCGACAAAGGACCAGACGAGGAAAGCCGCGATCGCGGCGGCCACCACCGCCGGCACGAAGATCGCCGAAACACGGTCAACGGCGCCCTGGATCGGCGCGCGCGAACGCTGCGCCTTCGCCACCATGTCGACGATGCGCGACAATGTCGTGTCGGCACCGACTTTCTCGGCCGTCATGATCAATGTGCCGTTCTTGTTCATCGTGCCGCCAGTCAGTGCGTCGCTCTTGGTCTTTTCGACCGGTAGCGGTTCGCCCGTGATCATCGATTCATCGACGGTCGATTGCCCCTCGGCGACGGAGCCATCGACCGGAACGCGTTCGCCGGGACGTACGCGCAGCCGGTCGCCGGTCCTGATCTCATCGACAGGCACGTCGCTCTCGCTGCCATCGGCATCAATGCGGCGCGCGGTTTTCGGCGCAAGATCGAGCAGGGCACGGATCGCTGAGCCGGTGCGTTCTCGCGCCTTCAACTCCAGCACCTGGCCGACGAAGACGAGGGCCACGATGAGCGCGGCCGCCTCGAAATAAACCGGGATGGCGCCGCCGTGACCGCTAAAACTGTGCGGGAAGAGCCCCGGCACCAATGTCGCCACGACGCTGTAGAGGTAGGCCGTGCCAACACCGAGGCCGATCAGCGTCCACATATTGGGGCTGCGGTTGACGATCGACGCCCATGCCCTGCGGAAGAAGGGAAGGGCCGCCCAGAGGACAACGGGTGTTGCCAGCAGCAGTTCGATATAGCTCGCCAGCGGCTCGCCAAGCGCTTCACGGGGCCACGAGAGGCCAAGCATCGGCCCCATGGCTAGGATCAGGAGAGGAACTGAAAGGACAGCACTGACCCATAGACGCCTGATAAAATCCAAGAGTTCCGGATTCGGACCTTCGTCTTCAGGCGGAATGCCCATCGGCTCCAGTGCCATGCCACATTTCGGGCAGTCGCCGGGACGGTCACTGACGACCTCGGGATGCATCGGGCAGGTATAGAGCCTACCCTTCGGCATGGCCGCTGTGGCAGGCTTTTTGCCATGGCGATAGGTTTCGGGATCGGCCTCGAACTTCGCCTTGCAGCCGGCCGAGCAGAAATAGAACTTCTCGCCCTCGTGCTTCAGGAAGTGTTTCGCGGTCGAACGGTCTACTGTCATGCCGCAGACCGGGTCCCTGGCGGTCAGATAATCCTGCGGTGCCGCCTCGAACTTCTTGCGGCAGCCATCACTGCAGAAGTGATAGGTGTGACCCTGATAATCGAGCGACGGTTTCCCGGCTTTCGGATCGACCGTCATGCCGCAGACGGCATCGCGCACCACCACGTCTTCATCCTTTTCATCGTGGCCGCAACTGCATTGCGCACCGTCGGCGTGATGGTGACCATGCCCATGATGATCGTGGTCATGATGATGATCGTGCTTGCTGTCCATAAAGCTGTACCTTTCGTGCCTGTGTGGCATCTGGACAGCCTTATGAACCTTCCAGCAGCTGGAAGGTCAATCTCTTTTTTTCGCCCGCTCAGATTTCAAGATTGCCGTCAGGCGGGAACGATCAATGCTGCCGGCTGGTCCCCGAGAAGCGCGGCAAGCGAGATCGTCGTCCCTGGCTCCAGCATCTTGCCGGTCAGGAGATCAGCCTTGAGGCCGTGGAGGGGCGAGGGCACAAGAACGGCCGTATCCTCCCAGAATTCGGGTCCGGCAAAGAGCACGCCAGGATCAAGCCAGCCGAACATCAGCCGCGGGACGACTGTGATGGCGAAGTTCTCCTGATGCAGGCGGGCAAAGGCGACGACATGATCGCTCCGGATACCGTTGACTGTAAGAGGTAGGTAATCGCCTTCCGTGAAAAGCCGGGCGCGCTCCATCCGAAGCCCCAGGCCGATCTGGATGATGCGCTGTTTCAGCGCTGGAGCTGACAGCCTTGCCAGCGGACCACCCTCGGCAAGCCAGCCGCTCAATCTCTCGAAATCCGGCAGGCGCCTGTTATCGGGATCGACGAAACTGAAGTCGAAGCCTTCCGCCCCCTGGTAGATATCCGGGATACCCGGCGCCGTCAGCTTGATCAGCGTCTGCGACAGGCTGTTCATATAGCCGGCTTCGATGAAGGGTTGCAGAACGCGAGCGAAATCTTCGGTGAAGACATCGTTGTCAGGCGAGAGGAGCCCGGCTGCATAGGTATGGACCGCCTCCTCATACTCTTTGTTCGGCGCAGTCCAGTCGGTGCGCAGCTTGGCCTCGCGAATGGCCTTTTCCGCATAGGCGGTGAAGCGTTCGCGCAGCGCGTCGGCATGATGGCGGTCGAAATCCTCGGGCCAGGCGCCAGCAAGTGCCTGATAGAGCATCCATTCCAGATTGGGTTCGGGCGCCTCGCCGTCTGGCAGCACAACGCGATTGCTTTCGTTTAGCCTGCGCCAATGTTCGACAGCGTTGGCAAAGACGCCGGCGCCTTCGCTCACAGCATAAAGCCGCGCCCGAGCATCCTCGCCGCGCTTTGTGTCATGCGTCGATGTCGCCGAAAGCCCTGCGGGCTGGGAGCGAGCGCGCTCATGCATGAATTGGTGAAACGCTTCGACACCGCCAGGCATATGATCCGGCTCGCCGCCAACCTCGTTTGCCGCCAGCAGCCGGTTGTAGCGATAGAACAGCGTATCCTCCATTGCCTTTGCCATGACGGGGCCGGAGAGCTGCTGGAACCGGAGGCGGAATTCGCGAGCCGCCTCGGTGTCTATCGTTCCTTCGAGGATGGCCGCGATGCTCTGCAGTGGCTGGGCATAGTCGAGATGTCCGGCGGCCGCCATCTCTGCTTTTTTCAGGAGATCCGCATCCCGCGCATCGAGCGGGCCATCGGACCCATAGGTGCGATAGACGGAAAAGGCGATCAGAAGCTCTGAGATCGCCCCACTAATTTCGTCCTTGGACAATTCGGGAAAAAGGCCGGTTGCAATGCGCGTGAGGCGGGCCGTCTCGCCGGCGAAATTCTGTTCGACCATCAGCCGTTTGGCCGCCCGCCGCCCGGCTTCAAAATCGCCATTGCCATCCGCCAGGCGGCGATAGGCGTCGTCCAACTTTTGCAGACCCTCGCCTTCCACGAAAAGCCCGCTCAACGCGCCAATGAACTCGTAGCCCGTCGTTCCCTGCACCGGCCAGTCGGCTGGCAATTCCTCACCTGGGCCGAGGATCTTTTCGACGACGATATAGGTGTCTGCGCCGACTGCTTCCCGCAGGCGGTCGAGATAGGTGCCCGGTTCCGCCAGCCCGTCGATATGGTCTATGCGCAGGCCCTGGACCTTGCCCTGACGCACGAGATCGAGAACCAGTCGGTGCGTCTCTTCGAAGACATTCATGTCCTCCACCCGCAGGCCAACCAGCCCGGTCACCTCGAAAAAACGCCGATAACTCAGATGCTGCGACGCCTCCTGCCAGCGCTGAAGCTGCCAGTGTTGTATCCCGTGCAACTGCGACATGAAGACATGGTTCTTCGAAAGCGCTCCCAGCCTTTCCCGCAGGCTTTCGAGATCACCGCGTTCGAAGATCATGTCCCGTAGGCTGCGATGGAGGTCATCGCCATCGCCCGAGACCGTCAGTTCCGCCATCCGGGCGAGATCGGGATCATCCAGTTCCGCGGCGAGCAGCGGATAACTTTCCATGCTGAGCGGAAAGCAGGTGCCATAATAGCTGATAGCCAGATTGCCACGGGTCTCGTCGACGGTGATCGCCAGTTCGCCTGCAGCGACGCTCTCCTCGAAGCCATTGCCGAGGTGGGGCAAAGTCAGCCGTTCGCTCCAGTCTATGTCGAAATAGCCAGCAAACGGGCTATGTTTGCCGAACTCCAGGACGCTCCGCCACCAGGCATTCTCGAGGGAGGCGGCCATATGGTTCGGCACGATGTCAAGGATCAGTCCCATGCCTGCCTCTGACAGCGTCTCCGTCAGGCGATCGAAGCCCGCCCTTCCTCCAAGGTCCGGATCGATTTCGTTGGTGTCGGTCACATCGTAGCCATGCGTCGATCCGCTGGTGGCCGTGAAGACCGGTGAGGCATAGAGGTGGCTGATGCCGAGCGACTTCAGATACGGGACAAGCCCGCAGGCGCGATCGAAGGTCATGCCGTTGCGGAACTGGACCCGGTAGGTCGCGGAGGGAAGCGTCATGGGGTCATTTTTACCGTTAGGAGGAGAAATCTTCCAACGGTTGTGAAGCGCTTTTGTTCCCGTCCCTCAAGGGTAGGTTCGTTGATGGTAGCGAATTCGGAACTATGAGGAAGGGACGCCTGAAGCGTATCCGCGCCGTGACCGTTCCCATCTCCAGCGCGTACTTCTGGACCGCTCACTCACCATAAAATCTTGCTCCGACGTTCAACGTTATGTATATTCTGTTCAACAAAGGAGAATTTCATGGCTGCCCAATCACATTCTGCCGCGGAAACTGAAGCGAAGGTCGCATTGAATCGCAATAAACTTGTGCTCGAGCAAGCGAAGGCCATTGGTCTCCTTGGTACGGCGAAAAATACGAGACTGTCTGGGCGCGTCCCCTCAGAGTTGATCGAGGCGGCCAAGAAGCGTGCCCATGTTACTTCCGACACCGAGTTGCTGGAATTGGCGCTTTCCCGCCTTGCTCTTGAAGATGACTTTGGAGTGCGTCTGGTGGACCGAAAAGGCATCATCCCGGCGGATATCGATCTTGAGATTTGATCTTTCCGAAAGCCTTCGCGCGTTAAAACCTGAAAAGCATATGGGAACGCTTGAACGTAGACCCGACGAAACTCTCGCATGGGCTGCTGACGAACCGCCAATCGGCGGGCCTCTGTTCTTGGACACCAGCGTTTATCTGGACGTGCTTCAGGGCCGCTCGCCGACGGAGGTCGATACGCTGCTGACCTATCGCCTCTGCCACCATTCCGCAGTGTGCCTTTCTGAGCTGACCCATGCCTCTGGCCGGCTGAACCCAAAGCATCCCTCCACAAAAGCGGCTCTGGAAGCGATCGCTGCGACGGTTGAAGACATTCCGGTCCACCGGCTTCATGCCCCGGATGCGGAAATCTGGGGACAGGCAGGCGTGCTGGCGGGGCTGCTCTTTCGCCTGAGCAATCTGCCCAAAGGCGAGGGACATGAGCGCCGCTTCGTCAATGACGCCCTCATTTTCCTGCAGGCGCGGCAGCTGGGTGCGAGCGTATTGACCGGCAATGTGCGGGATTTCGACTTCCTGTCGCAACTTATACCGACTGCTCGCGTCATCCTCTATCGAGTGCCTCTGTAGCCGCGCTCATCAGGAAACGCTGGGCTTCTGCTGATGGGCCACCGTCCGGGAGCCAAGGTCAAGTTTTGTGCTCTGCCAACAGAACGCTTCAATCTGGCTAGGTAAGGCTCTAGTCCACAAAGACACCGACGCTGGCCGCCCGGCCCATCGAATCGATCACTGTCAGCTTGGAATAACCGCCGCCGTCAGGCATCCAGCTCTGCGTGCGTCGGCGCGAAAGGTCGGGCAGCGGCTTGCCGTTGGCAAGCCAGCGGAAAGGCGCGCGGCCGCCCTGCAACTTTAGCATCAGTGGCGTAAGATCACCGGCCTTTGCCCCAAGATCGACATGGGCGCCTTCGGGTGGATAGACGATCTGCGGTGAGGGCTCGCGGCCGGACGTGACCAGCAGCCCGTTGGCATTGACGGCAAAACGCCGCTGGCTGATCGGCAGATCGGTCTGGGCAATGCGCAAGGCGCCTGCCGGCGGGCGCGACAGCGGTGTCGTGGCGATACCGGATTTAGCCAAAGCTTCGAAAAGGATGGGTGCGGCCGTACCGTAACCCGTCAAGCCGGGTACGGCGCTGTTATCAGGCCGTCCGACCCAGACGCCAAGCACGTAGCGTCCGTCGTAACCGATCGACCAGGCATCGCGATAGCCATAGCTCGTGCCCGTCTTGTAGGCGATGCCGCGCTGGGGTGCCCCTGCCGGCGGTATGACCCCCGAAAGTATGTCGGCGACATTCCAGACAGCAACCGGCTCCAGCAGCGGCTCGCCGTCGATCTTGCTAGGCACGTTCGTCACGCCGTCGCCGATCCTGACCGGCTGGCCTCGATTGGCCAGCGCCGTATAGAGCTGCACGAGATCCTTCAGTGTGATGCCGAGGCCGCCAAGGCCGATCGCCAGACCTGGCGTTTCGTTCGGCGGCAAGACTGGACGAACTTCGGCGCGCCGGAAACGTACCATGAGGCGAGACGGACCGACCGCATCTAGCAGCTTGACGGCCGGCACGTTGAGGGAGAGCTGCAGGGCCTCGCGCACGGTCACATCGCCCTGGTAGCTCATGTCGAAATTGCGCGGCCGGTAGCCGAAGAAATCCGCCGGCCGATCCTCGATGATGGTTTCCTGGCTCACCAGCCCCTGCTCGAACGCAAGGCCATAAATAAACGGTTTGAGCGTCGAGCCGGGTGATCTGTTGACGCGCGTCATGTCGATCCATCCGGAGCGGCTTGCATCGAAATAATCGGCCGACCCCACCTCTCCGACGATCTCGCCGGTTTCGGCATCCGCCATCACCATGGCAAGCGACAGCTTCGGCCCAAGCTTCATCGTTGCGGCACGGGCGACGGATTCAAGGCCGGTCTGGACCTGCGTCTTCAGCGTCGTCTGGTGCTGGATCGCTTTCGGATCCTTGCGCAGTGCCGATTCCGCGACATGGGCAGCAAGCGACGGAAGCTGCAGCCTGCGGGCAGGAATAGTAACACCCTCGGCGCGCTCGGCCTCGCCATCGCCGACCACTTTGGCCACGGCGATACGGTCGAGCACCCGCTTGCGCGCCGCTTCGGCCGCCTTCAGGTTTCTATCCGGCCGGCGCTTCTCCGGCAATTGCGGCAATGCAACCAGCAGCGCCGCTTCTGCGACGGTCAGCCGCTTCGGCTCCTTGCCGAAATAGGCAAGGCTTGCAGCGCGCACGCCTTCCAGATTGCCGCCGTAGGGCGCATGGGTGAGATAGAGATCGAGGATCTGTTCTTTCGAAAGCCGCCGCTCGATCTGCACTGCGCGCGCGATTTGCAGGAGCTTTGCCGAAAACGACCGGCTCTCGCGTGGCTCGATCAGCCTTGCCACCTGCATGGAGAGCGTAGAGGCGCCGGAAACGATGCGGCCGTTGCTGACGAATTGCAGCGCCGCACGCCCGAGTGCCCAGACATCGATGCCGGCATGCTCGTAGAAGCGCTGATCCTCATAAGCGACCAGCATGCGGACGAATTGTGGATCGACGTCGGAAACGTCTGTCTTCAACCGCCAGCGCCCCTCGGCTGTCGCGAAGGCACGCAGCAATTGCCCGTCCGCATCCAGCACTTCGGGCGAGACCGCCTCTGCCTCATCGAGTGGCGGCGGATAGGTGCGGTCGGCGGCTTCGAGCGCGAAGAGGCCTGCACCGGCAATGATGATGCCGGCCGCAGTCCCGATTGCAAACTTTTGCCACCGCCTCATTGTTGAGCTGCAACGACCTCCATCTTGCCGGTCGCCGTGCGGGCGGACATATCGGGACGGTACATGTTCTCGACAGTTGCCGCCGGATGATCGTAGACGCCGGGTGTCACGGCGCGCACGACGTAGGCGACGTTGAAATCACGTGCTGAGCTTTCGTCGCGGTTGAAGGCGGCGACGAAACGGTCGTAGCGGAATTCCGTATGGGCGGCCGAGATCTCGCCGACCCAGTCGAAATTCGTCATCTGGGCGCTGTCGACGAGGTTCGGATTGTCGATCTCGAAGCCGGCCGGCAGGAGATCGGTGATGACGATGCGCGAGGCCCAGTCGTTCTGCTCGGTCACATGCAGGACGACGACATAACGCTCGTTTTGCTGCGCTTCGCTGACATTGGCCTCCTCGCCATCCAGCGTGTAATAGGTCCGCTCGATGGTAAAGCCGGTGCCGCCCGCCGGCAGCGGCTTGATGGGGGCGGCAACCGTGGTGACGACGGCCGAGACCTTGTCACTCGTCGCGCTCGTCAAGGTCAGCGGATGGTCGATCAGAGCATCGCCGGTCATTTTCGCCATATAAGCGCCGGTCCGCTCGGCCCCGTTGACGTTGACCTTCAAATCGTCGTCGCCGTTCTGGAGGGCGCGCGCTGCCAGAAGCATCCAGGCCTGTTCCTGGGTACTCGTATATTTGCTGCGATCCCATTCCCGCGCGACCGCCTTGGCCAGCTCCGGAATGACGGGCGGAACGGGCCGGCTTTCGGCGGCGAGCGCCAGGATCGCCGCGCCATCGCGCAGCACCGAGCCATAATCGGTGCGCGAGAAGTTCACGCGGGTCACCATCGACTGTTTCGACATCTGCAGCGCATCGACGAAGATATTCTTCGAGCGCGTTGCATCGCCGTAGAGCGCCAGCGCCGCAGCGATATGGGCCTTGGCTAGCGGCGTCGGGAAGTCGTTGATCATTGTGTCGGCATAGTAGCGAAGGTCGCTGACGGCGGCTTTCTTGTTGCGCGCGAGCACATAGAGAGCATAGGCGATCTCATCGCCCTTACCTTTCACGTCGGTCGTGTAGGAGAGCGAGTTCTGCAGGTTTTCGAGCGCCTGCACGAGGGCCCGATCCGGAACGTCAAATTTCTGTTCGCGGGCCCGCGTCAGGAAGTCCGTGACGTAGGAATCGAGCCAGAGATCGCCGGAATCCGGCCCCCATAGGCCGAAACTTCCAGCATAGGCCTGATATGAAAGCACGCGGTAGATCGCATCCTGCACCCGCTTGCGGATGTCGTCATCGGTTTGCTCCATGCCCGCCTGCTTGGCGACCTCGGCCAGGTAGAGCAGCGGCAGTGCGCGGCTCGTCGTCTGCTCGGCGCAGCCGAAGGGATAGCGGTCGAGCGTCATCAGCAGTGCCGGGATGTCGAAGGCGGCCGAGCGCGTGACGCTGACTGCGATAGAAGCGCCCGGAAGCACGCTGTCAGCCAGCAGGTTCTTGTCGATCGTCAGGCTCTTGCCGGGTGCAAGCGCAATGACGCGTCGTTCGGTCACCGGCAGCGAGGATGGCCGCACCGGCACATCCACCACCTGGTCGAGCGAGAGGCCCTGATCATTGGACAGATTGATCGCAACGTGGCCGTCGCCTGGCTCGCCGCCTACCAGCGTCAGCGTCAGGTCGGACTTGGCGCCGGCGCCAAGCTTCAGGGTCTGCTCGGCAGGGCCGTCGATGCTGAGTGCCTTGTTGCCCTTCAGCGTCAGCTTGTAATCACCTGCCGGTGCATCGGTATTGGCAATGTCGAGGCGCAGATTGGCCTTGTCCCCTGGTGCCAGGAATTTCGGCAGGCTTGCCGTGACGACAACGGGATCGCGGATGATGACGTCCCTGGCGCTATGGCCGACACCGGTCTTCGTCCAGGCGACTGCCATGACACGCGCCGTGCCGTTGAACTGGGGTATATCGAAACTGACCTTCGCCTTACCTTCGGCATCGAGCCTGACCGGACCGGAGAAGAAGGCGACGAGCTTCTGCGTCGGCGGACTTGCCTGCAGCGCGATGGCACCGCCATCACCACCGGTACGCAGCTTGCCGGTCGCGCCCAGCGATCCGTCGATCAGCCGGCCGTAGAGGTCGCGGATTTCGAGGCCGAGCTGGCGCTGGCCGAAATACCAGTCCTCAGGGTTCGGCGGTTCGTAGCGCGTCAGGTTGAGGATGCCGACATCGACGGCGGCCACCGTGACATAGGCCTCCTCATTCGCGCCGGCACCTGTCACCTGCAGGCCGATATCGAGCGGTCCGCGCGGCAGCATCTTTTCCGGTGTGTCGATCTTGACCTGCAGCGCGCGGTCGGCCGGATCGACCTTCAGCCATTTGATGCCGATCGAGCGCGCCGGCATATGCGTGTCGAGGGAATCGCCCGGGCGAAAGAGGGTGGCGGTCACATAGGCGCCGGCCCCCCAGTCTGCGGTAACGGGAATATCGACCTCGCCACCGGTTTGACCCATCGTGGCGTTTTCAACGGCAATAAGGTTTTCCGTGCCGGCCGTGATCATAAGCTCGCCGCCATAACGCGACGTGACTTTCAGCTTGGCCGTCTCGCCGACCTTATAACTGTCCTTGTCGAGAGCGATCTCGAGGCCATCGGGCGTTTCCGTCGATGTCGAGGCGACGAACCAGCCGGCATCGAACTCGACGCTGGAGGTCGGGCCGTCAGCGTTCGGGCTTTCCACCTCGAGCCGGTAGCGACCCCAGTTGACAGGTGCCTGGATCTTGCCGCCATTGGCAGCCGTTGCATCCACCGAGCCCGAGGCGACCTCTTCGGGCGTATAGGTGGGTTCATATTTCCAGGCTGTGCCTTCGCGGTACCACTGGTAATCGCGCCTAAGCTTGTAGAATTTCCAGCGCAGCCCTTTCATTTCCTGCTTCTGGCCCTGCGTATCAAGGCCGATCACAGTGAAATTCG includes:
- the pbpC gene encoding penicillin-binding protein 1C, with the translated sequence MRRWQKFAIGTAAGIIIAGAGLFALEAADRTYPPPLDEAEAVSPEVLDADGQLLRAFATAEGRWRLKTDVSDVDPQFVRMLVAYEDQRFYEHAGIDVWALGRAALQFVSNGRIVSGASTLSMQVARLIEPRESRSFSAKLLQIARAVQIERRLSKEQILDLYLTHAPYGGNLEGVRAASLAYFGKEPKRLTVAEAALLVALPQLPEKRRPDRNLKAAEAARKRVLDRIAVAKVVGDGEAERAEGVTIPARRLQLPSLAAHVAESALRKDPKAIQHQTTLKTQVQTGLESVARAATMKLGPKLSLAMVMADAETGEIVGEVGSADYFDASRSGWIDMTRVNRSPGSTLKPFIYGLAFEQGLVSQETIIEDRPADFFGYRPRNFDMSYQGDVTVREALQLSLNVPAVKLLDAVGPSRLMVRFRRAEVRPVLPPNETPGLAIGLGGLGITLKDLVQLYTALANRGQPVRIGDGVTNVPSKIDGEPLLEPVAVWNVADILSGVIPPAGAPQRGIAYKTGTSYGYRDAWSIGYDGRYVLGVWVGRPDNSAVPGLTGYGTAAPILFEALAKSGIATTPLSRPPAGALRIAQTDLPISQRRFAVNANGLLVTSGREPSPQIVYPPEGAHVDLGAKAGDLTPLMLKLQGGRAPFRWLANGKPLPDLSRRRTQSWMPDGGGYSKLTVIDSMGRAASVGVFVD
- the treY gene encoding malto-oligosyltrehalose synthase, with amino-acid sequence MTLPSATYRVQFRNGMTFDRACGLVPYLKSLGISHLYASPVFTATSGSTHGYDVTDTNEIDPDLGGRAGFDRLTETLSEAGMGLILDIVPNHMAASLENAWWRSVLEFGKHSPFAGYFDIDWSERLTLPHLGNGFEESVAAGELAITVDETRGNLAISYYGTCFPLSMESYPLLAAELDDPDLARMAELTVSGDGDDLHRSLRDMIFERGDLESLRERLGALSKNHVFMSQLHGIQHWQLQRWQEASQHLSYRRFFEVTGLVGLRVEDMNVFEETHRLVLDLVRQGKVQGLRIDHIDGLAEPGTYLDRLREAVGADTYIVVEKILGPGEELPADWPVQGTTGYEFIGALSGLFVEGEGLQKLDDAYRRLADGNGDFEAGRRAAKRLMVEQNFAGETARLTRIATGLFPELSKDEISGAISELLIAFSVYRTYGSDGPLDARDADLLKKAEMAAAGHLDYAQPLQSIAAILEGTIDTEAAREFRLRFQQLSGPVMAKAMEDTLFYRYNRLLAANEVGGEPDHMPGGVEAFHQFMHERARSQPAGLSATSTHDTKRGEDARARLYAVSEGAGVFANAVEHWRRLNESNRVVLPDGEAPEPNLEWMLYQALAGAWPEDFDRHHADALRERFTAYAEKAIREAKLRTDWTAPNKEYEEAVHTYAAGLLSPDNDVFTEDFARVLQPFIEAGYMNSLSQTLIKLTAPGIPDIYQGAEGFDFSFVDPDNRRLPDFERLSGWLAEGGPLARLSAPALKQRIIQIGLGLRMERARLFTEGDYLPLTVNGIRSDHVVAFARLHQENFAITVVPRLMFGWLDPGVLFAGPEFWEDTAVLVPSPLHGLKADLLTGKMLEPGTTISLAALLGDQPAALIVPA
- the cueR gene encoding Cu(I)-responsive transcriptional regulator, encoding MNIGEASERSGLPSKTIRYYEDIGLIRPDRGGNGYRDYAASDVHKLRFLQRSRGLGFSVEECRQLLALYEDKSRASSDVKEIAEAKLSEIDRKVRELTELRRTLEHLVHACHGNDRPGCPILEELSDSAS